tctcccacctcctcgcgggctccctcacctccatcacctcgtcccgactcctatctaggggaacatgggatgagaattgtcttctactACTAGTTCTGTCTTCCCCTCTCTCGCCCGCGCCTCTCTTCCTACTTCCTCTTTCCgttccctcaactctacttccccCAAATCGCTGCTCCATCCTCTTATGCAGCTGGGCATCTTcgagatttacatatttttccgctCGAGATAACAGATCATCATAACTTGATGGAGGTTTCTTCACTAACGATTTAAAGAACTCTCCTCCTCTAAGTCCCTGggtaaaggcacttatcatgatgtcaggagtGGCCGCTGGTATCGCTAACGCTGCGTTGTTGAAACGCTGAACAAACTCTCGCAAAGTTTCAGCTTCTTGTTGTTTCACCACAAACAGGCTCAAATAGTTTTTTTGGTGTTTTTTGCTGCTAGCGAACCTGTGCAAGAAAGCAGCTgaaaaatcctcgaaagatCGTGTAGAGCTGGGCTGCAAGGTGTTAAACCATTGCTgagctgacctcaccaacgtgcccaaaaacaccctgcacctgaccccatctgaatattgatgtaatagggccgcattctcaaatctccccaagtgttcttcggggtcagtatgtccatcgtactctcccacattcgactgtcgaaaatttggaggaagtccttcttctaaaatggctagtgaaaagggacttcctctcttgggtgccggcgctctgcttcccaactgctgcctcaacatctGTATTTCCTTCCACATTTCTCTCATCTCACCAATCTCCCCACTTTGGTGGGGCTGTGTCTCTTCAACCCTGCTCTGGTGGCCCTCAGCATTTTCCTCTTGCTCTTGGCGAGTGGCTTGCTCTTCAgaaaacatagattcttggtTCCTTTTCATagcctcatccactgtccgaGTGATAAAGTGGCCCAActgctccagggtcaagttccccacattttcattaggacggggttgctcgaccctgttctcttgacgaggttgttctgtTCTCGCCTCCTGATGGGGTTGTTCCTGCCTTGCCTCAGCATGAGACTGTTCGGGTCCCCtatgaggacgcgatgatgctgaggtagctcttctactccctctttccctaccatctctacgtctcaactcaaatgttcccacagacggcgccaagtgatactcacgggaaattgagggtccgatccacgcaagcgtcactaatccagacacgggcttcaaaattaccctgggcctgaaatcacaaataagaccgttaggagggggccaggagggtgtcctggcgtagcccctccgacgctcaagtcagtgactgaggatgtatggggggagcagctaagggcgctgctgaaaacaatatattgaattttttatcatacgctcaaacctggtatttataggagaatacctgggcttgtcatgggccagTCACCTGTGGGCCTCAGAGATGGGCCGGgagtttgggccggatcttgaaaGGTTCATCCCTGGTGTATCAATGATGATGTAATTTTTGTTGAGTTAAAAAAATTCGTTCAATCTACGAAATAATTACTGAAAGTAACTTATCACATTAACTATTCTACAAATTAATTTATCTAGGGCATAaaagaatattaaattttacatATAAAAATGTTTCGATACACGACAAGTTTTGAAAAAATGTTTTAATTCAGTTTCATGATATTATTGacacaatttaatttttttaaagagattTCTTTTATACAtgttcttgaaataaaatatctattttttagCTTTACTCATATCTGTTCATGTACAAGAAATGAGAATTATGTCTTCGTCATTTCAATttacttttattattttgttgattaattattttgactAGTTTTACAGTCATACAATTTTTTctgatttcttgaaaaatataatattcagcATTTATCAAACATCGATATCCAACTTATAATATTGATTTTATATCTAAAAATTACATCCGATTATAGTTTTTTCACTTTTTTTCTGTTAATTCAAATCACTATTAGAATTATGGCAAAAAATTGTGAGAGACGATCTCAtatgtcgtattttatgagacgaatctctgatatgagtcatccatgaaaaaatattactttttatgctaagagtattattttttattgtgaatatcggtagggttgacccgtctcacagataaaaatttgtgagaccatctcacaagagacctactttacaaatattacaaaatcgttttgtgatattttttagtattttaatgaAGAAACAAAACAGATAAATATTCTTATAAAAACCTCTATATTTTCGCACATAAACCAACTCTAGGAATTTTCTGGCTAGGTCTCTCCTTTCTTCCCCCACCATTAATTCTCTGTGTCTCAACACTTTATACCCTTTTTTTTAAAGGCGTAAAAATAGTATAATACTGTGTATTATCATGAGTTGTTGCCCTTTCTCTTTCTAGGGCTTGTTCCTAAATGCTTACTGGTGATTGGAGGTGTCATTATGTTGGGTTCATTTGGTTCATCATCTCATGACGAGGTGGAGGAGCCGCCGCTGCCGCCAAATGTCTACCACCACCATCGCCAGATCCATGAGCACCGGAGTTTGGTGTCGCCGCCAATCCATATGCGGCAGCTGCTCATAAGCTGCGCGGAGCTAGTTTCGCGGTCTGATCTCACCGCCGCTCACCGGCTAATCTCTATACTGTCAACAAACTCCACCCCTTTTGGTGATTCTACGGAAAGGTTAGTACACCAATTCGCCAAAGCTCTTTCGATCCGTCTCAGCCGGCATGCCGCCGCTGCAAATTTCTTCATGATCCCTAGTCCTGTGATAACCTCTGTACCCACAATCGCCGGCGCAAGCATCTCTACGAGTAACGATGAAGCCCTTGTGCATTCCTCGTACTTGTCGCTCAATCAAGTGACACCATTCGTTAGGTTTAGTCAGCTTACGGCCAATCAAGCGATGTTGGAATCAATCCAAGGCCAACAAGCGATCCACATACTGGATTTCGACATCATGCACGGCGTACAATGGCCGCCACTGATGCAGGCGGTGGCTGAGCGTTTCCCGACGCCAACACTGCGGATAACCGCCACAGGGAGTGATCTCGAAATCCTACGCAGAACAGGCGACCGTCTCGCGAAATTCGCTCAATCTTTAGGCCTCAGATTTCAGTTTCATCCTCTTATCCTCCTCACAAACGAGGACCCCATTTCTGTTACTTCCTCAGTTCTCATCTTGCCAGACGAAGCTCTAGCAGTGAACTGCATGCAATATCTCCACCGCCTGTTAAAGAACCGCGATTCCGTCCGCCTCTTCCTTCACCGGATCAAAGCAATGAACCCCATAGTCTTCACGGTGGCGGAGAGGGAAGCAAATCACAACCACCCCTTTTTTCAGCAAAGATTCGTGGAAGCACTAGACCATTATGCTGCGGTGTTCGAGTCTCTGGAAGCAACTCTGCCGCCAAACAGTCGAGAGAGGCAGGCGTTGGAGCAGATATGGTTTGGTAAAGAGATAACTGACATAGTGGCCGCCGAAGGAGAAAACAGGAGAGAAAGACACGAGAGATTCAGATCATGGGAGGTAATGTTGCGAAGTTCTGGTTTCCTCAATATTCCATTGAGCCCTTTTGCTGTTTCTCAAGCTAAACTTTTACTGCGGCTTCATTACCCTTCTGAAGGCTACCAACTTCATAGTCTCAACGATTCCCTTTTCTTGGGATGGCAAAATCAACCCCTTTTCTCAGTTTCTTCTTGGCACTAAAATTAATGATACGGATGGGAAACCCTAACCCTAATCTCCTTAGCTGTGCATGGATTTTAATTTTCATCCGATCAGTTTCTGGGATTCGGTGGAAAACCATAAAACCTATTTCGCCGATTATTCCAGATTCAGCAACATCTTCCCAGCTTCCTTGGACACTTCCACTGAGGTTTTTCTGGAACTAGTGCTGACATGACAAGATCAGACCAGCCAATGCCTAATTCTTAACACGTACCTGCTTCGATGgcttaattataatttataagaTGTTTATCCGTGTAATTCTTATACTTcagtataattttttataagaaTATTCCTAAACTTTATCTGATCTTTATGTTATTTAGCTTTTTCCAGATGACACAATTGGTCAATTGCGCATTAAATCTGTATGTTTATGTGGTTCATGAAAAGTTTGATTAGCAATATTATCTTCGTGGAGCTATATATGTCTGTCTGTCATTTTGTATCATGGTGTGGGTCGGTTAATCTTTTGACCTTTAATGCTAATCAAGCTTCATTTTTTTTCAACAAGAATTTCCCATAATTCTACTTTACCTTTTGATTCTTGGAAAATTAAATAGTTTTATAATGCTGCTTTTAGTTGTATTTCAGCTAAAAAAATATACCTAGTTGTTCGTTAATGGAAAGCAGAAAAGATCAAGTTCTTTGCATAGTTGCCATTTTTGCTTCCCTAAAATTCCCTTGTCTTCGTTGATCTTTTTGCGAATTTTATATGCACAATTTCACGTccgattttatttatttatgtacgTAGATGAAATATTTATCCCATATATCAAATCATTTTTTAAAGTCGTTCTGGGAAAAAGGGGTTACTCAATTTTATATATCATGAAATAAAACATGGGATCTTGATCTAATGTGTTGTGGGTTTTCAAGAAGAGTGCACGAGGCTTCTTGTTTTTCTGCCATGAGGGCATATAATTTGCCCTAATTTCTGCTTTTTGTCCCCTCAGCAAAACCATGAAAGTTCTCAAATAGGGCAACTCTTGTTACCAATCTTGCCCCCCACCCTTTCAATTCCTACGAATTGGCAATGGGATATATATATCTCTCTCTCTCGTCTGTAGTGGAATCTTTGGACCACCACCTTTTTCCTCCTCTCTTCCTCTTTGTCCATTCTTCTTGTTTATGGGcttttcaaaacaccttttctTTACATATTTGTTTATGTCCAAGTTTTCAACCTATAATGTTGCATGCTCTCCAATCTTACCATATTAAATACAAAACCCATGCATTTTTCATTATTACCGCAGACATTATAAATTCCCTTCTACGTCCGTTTCTTACAATGTTACAAGATAATATGGAGCAAGttaaacaaataattaaatatttccaAGAAATTTATAACAGCAAAAGATGCAAGCTCCCATGTGCCTAGAAGATTAATTGTATTAAAAAATTTCCTTGTTtggttattgatttataatttccTACATGCACATCTTGACCATATAATTAGCGATACCAAATCTAAGAACAAAACCCCAGCAAATGCTTCAGTCCTCCTGAATCTGCATGTTTAATTATTCAACGACTGAATCAGTCAAATCccaattatattaacaacacACGCAGCAATGGTCGCATCAAATTTTCTTTATAGTTTTCAGGTCcataaaaagtaaaataaagATCCTGAAATCTTGTTATTCAGTGGAATGATGCAATAGTTCTGAACACAATTGAATCAAAAGGGGAGAGGTACACATACACATATACATATAACAGCAGAGATGGTGAAAGAGAGTGGGAAATGCATAATTTAATCACAGGTGTAAATTGGGTTTTGTGGCAATAATTTGCACAAAGTTTTTTATATAGTAAGGTGACAGCGAGTGACAAGATGGTTACTGGTATTCGAAGCCCCACGCAATAGCTCTGGTATACGTACGCCAGGTTCAGTTTATTGCTTGTGGATTGCGAATTGATCTCATTTACGGTATACAGTATTTGCCTCGTACCACACGCATATGCCATTGCGAGCACTAGAATGTTAACATCTTCAGGTTATTCAAACCACACATATTGCTGGTGTAATAACaacgaaaattaaaaaaaattattttaataatcaaaatatattgaaaGTAGCATGATTTAAATCAATCATAAgacatttaaaatttatttacatTTACGTTTAAGAACATTGGACACCAAACCAATTGGGATTAGCGGATTTtgtcattcttgtaaatactaATGAACAATCTATTAGAATATACCATctattttaatttcttaaatcAGGTCCATGATCAGATGTTTTGTTCATCGCGTAGATTGCATTAGAAATTCACACGAAATTTATGTCATGATTAGATCTCCAGAATTTTGGAATTACGGCAAGCGGCAGCGGTGCACGGTGGAAGAATGGAGGCCGaaaaattttctttcaaaattagGAGTGGCCGGCCGATTTTGGTGACCGTGAGGAGAAAAGATGATTTTTGGTAGATAAAAACTTGTTTGGAAAAATTTATGTTATTACATCTAACtattaatgaaatatttataaattttaattcctgatatgatcagaactcTTCTTGAATCTGGATATCGTATTTCTATTATTCAAAAACTCTCTATTTCTCAATCTTGAAAATATCATGTatcattaaataatttttacttaattactcaattaattaatctttaaataatttttacttaattactcaattaattaatctattcAAGACACTTCCAAaacatttaatgaaaattttgaatttaatagtCACCACTAAtgattttctatttaattagtaaataatAGTTTTTCCTCGCAAATTTCCTTAGCATAACATATAACCATTCATCTATTTGAGGGAAAACTACAATTTTTGTTAAatatattagtttttttttttcagttttgATCATCGATAATGTTCAATTTCAGAAAAATTAGATGTCTCACACCTGACACATCATCATCATATGGACAAATGTCTAAAATCAcccaaaaaaaagaaaaaatttaatatcaattttttctttaattttttctttggcaagaattaaaaattaatttatatgtattataatatttttttaaaaatatatataattctcGATTCCCGGTCATATTTTTCTTAATgatgtttttttttctcttccaaaaaaaaaaagaagagaaaatctCGAGCAAATTTGGAAGCAAGAAATGAGCAATCCAAGACTCCCAACTTTAAATGTGTCCCCATTTGTACCCTAGTCACCTTTCCAATGTCATATATTATTACCACCGATCGAAAAGCatatgttaaattatattataattaataattaataaaaaaaaaaacacaaatgaCACACTTATTTGTGGAATCAAACGATCTGCCTTTGACATTAAATTTGCCATATCCTATATAAGTTGAGTCACCCAATGATAGTTAGATTATGATAAATCAATTGGTTGCTTTATGGATATTCTTCTTGTCAATAATTAATATTACTAAATTGGTCAGTGGGCATCTTtcactttatttttatttatataaattccATTCCACAATGcacattttaatatatattaatttcaaattagtGTGCTTTGTGTGTGTGCTGTGAGGGAGACAGAAAAGGCATAAATTGCGTGGCAAAATTAATATTAACatataatttatcatatttaaaaaaatgctctatatatatatttatattattgttattttgaaCTAGAGTATTTAAGCAAATTGAATTCtctcaattttttcatttaggCTACGTGTGATTGAaggataaaattatgaaatgattaagagagaaatgataaaaataatgattgaagtagataatgataaaataatattatgtttagtATGTGTTTAGCCCAAATATTGAAAGACCACCAATTATAAAGGTTTGCAGAATATCAGAAGGCCCAATGAATAAACCCATAGAGTGGCAGTTGAAGACCATGATGGTGAAGTTGGCTCACGATCCACGTTGAACGATCGTGGAAAGTGATCAGACTGTTCCATGGAGTGTGACAAAAACTGAGAGGAAGGATCAGAAAAAACTCTCGACAAATCAACACAAAAAATCCACAGCAACTTTTCTGCAAAATTTCTCTTATTTGCTCTGTTGTTTATTGCCATTTCCAGCAAGCGCTTCTATAGATTTTAGCAATGTCCATCCAAGTCTCATGTGAAATCTTTGTTCGAATTTATAACGGCATAATAAATATTGATGTTGCTTATGAAATCCTcctttaatttcattatattcctCATTTCACGTTCTTATTTTTGGAGTCATTTCGAGGGAATTAGAACAAACGATCGAATCGAGATTCGCAACGCCTGATTAGAAGTCAGATTATTTCACAAATTCGGCACGAACACGTGCCTGGCACGCCCGCAATTTTCGTGACAAACAGTATGATTATTAAGAAtgagataaataataatcttttgattAATTGACAAAATTGTCCTTCCACTTTTGCGGTGGTGGTGGTCGGCCGGCGGTGTGATTGCCGACCTgaggcggcggcggcggcaggAGGAGGGGGTGGTCGGCAGCGGCGGCGTCGGGCGACGGCCGGCAGCGGGGGTGGTAGGCCGGCGGTTGGTGGagggaagtggtggtgagtttagATTTAGGATAatggtaaaattgaaaaaatagatGTATTAAGAGTAAGATAAATAATCATAGGGGGTGATGAGTGATTATTTTATCTCAGTtaatataacataatcattCATATGAGAGATTGgcttggttaaataaaaatcgtaCCAAACAAGAGATAAGATGGGTTAATTTTTAACCCACCTTATCACCCCTACCAAACACTGCCTTAATCTATAATATAATTGGCATGAAAGGTCGTGTTATAAGACCACATACATGCCTAGAGACTTGTCAATGGCCAACTTGGCAAAAATGGTAGTCGATTTTGATATGTCGATTGCACTGTCTGGTTTTGGCAAAAGTAATTGTGAAGaagaatatataataaaaaataaaaaaaaagtgaaaaaaaatgaaaggaaaaggtGAAAGACATGAAATCAATCATTCAAGTGACCATTGAAATGATGGATCCaaagttttaaataaaaaaaaaaatgatttatcaaattttgatgaTCTCTTACGTGCGAAGGTTAGATAGACAGTGTCGAGGCCAACCAAAGAACATGCCTTCGAAAAATTTATCAGAATACGTGTCGACAGCCACCCCCATCGGATCTTACACAAATCATTCTTACACTATTTTAATATGCAGATATTTactcattttattttatgcaccaAATAGTGTCTAAAATAATATGtaaattatgattatttaatattctAGAACAAGATAATGTGAGAAATatggaagaaaaaaaataaaattgcgttacaaataaaaaatctattaaatacTTATTTAAATTCGAAAAACCCAAAACTCACGTGATATCGTTATCgctcaattttgtgagacgaatcgcaaaaatacttatttttattttagataTGAACTTATTCGACCCGTATTACATATTTGTGTTAAAAAAACTCCAGTTTGGAAAATATATATGACAGGGGTAGGTGAAGGTGGCAGTAGACACATAGGGTTGAGGCCTAGGGACATATCCGAACGGGCCGTGCAATAAGTTTAACAAAAGGAGGCCACGCCAAAGCCGTACTTTGTATTTATGTACTTACTTGTGCTACCAAATCCCCATCAATTCTAatttaatttttgcaaaaaatttgcgtgagacagtctcacgagtcatattttgtgaaacaaatatcttatttaggtcattcattaaaaaatattactttttatgctgagagcattattttttattgtgaataacgACAgtgttgactcgtctcacatataaagattcgtgagatcgtctcacaagatacatactctttgtttttttttttataaaaaaaacaaaattttatttgtaaTCTCACCATATAAATCGaaatacaaaacaaaatatatagtgaaatttgattttgattatttaaattgagaaaaatgaaatttcgaAAGTTGGTTATTTTATAGAATGtccttaaattttattattttattagcgACCTTTCGCACGTGTTACGTGTATATATGCgcttttttaatatatatatatatatatacaatgttatctatactatattattaagtgtgagtgAATTAGAAAAACTGCTTTTTAAAGGACACCAAAATTTCTTCCTTTTTTACCCTCCTCTTCAACAccatatataaattataataattccAATCACGTCAATCATGCGTTTGAAATCTTCCCCAAAAATGAAAATCCTAACTGTACAAACACATTTGAAAACTTCTCAATTTAAAAAAACCTTACGGTTAGTATTTTTAACGCAAAAAACCTTTCTTTTTTCTACCATGggtaaaacatttttttttaaaaaatgttgacCATGTCTATTTCCCCAAATATCCCCAACAATGTGTACGAACACACTAATTAtaatattcatatcaaattacaAATGTCAAATATTCGTTTTATAAATTGATTAAACAATATTTCAAATATCTAATATTATGTTACACGCAACGCGTGTGCCTCAGCCACTAGTACGTATAAAGTGTGTGTTATGTCGCTTGTATATTTTTATGTTATAGACGATTTTGCATCTTCAGTTAATCGTgcgtgtttttttttattttttatttttcatttttgaataGGGGGTTTATGGTTGGAGTGATTCTTTACCAATCGCGACCTGGCCCAAATTGATTCTTATTTAGGCCGGACTAGTAAGGCCCACATACAGAAAGATTCGAAGTGGTTATGTTAGGCATCTGGCCTTAATGGGCCTACGTTTATAGTCTTTTGGATGCGTTACTACTATTAGATTCCTCAAGTGATcgagaaaaaacaaaaaatatatatattaaaaaatgatatatatggtaaatatattttattgcgATCAATCTTGTGAGACTGGATATCTGATCAATcacttatgaaaaatattttttgtcaaaaatattatttttcactacAGAGATGAATCAAATCGATTTGTCATATAAATATAGATTCGTGAGTCGTCTCACAATATAAATCCTACTTTTTAATTATTGAGATAAAAATAATTTGTCTGATGAGTATAAATATAAAATCTGATGATGAAATTGC
This window of the Primulina tabacum isolate GXHZ01 chromosome 4, ASM2559414v2, whole genome shotgun sequence genome carries:
- the LOC142541481 gene encoding scarecrow-like protein 18; its protein translation is MLGSFGSSSHDEVEEPPLPPNVYHHHRQIHEHRSLVSPPIHMRQLLISCAELVSRSDLTAAHRLISILSTNSTPFGDSTERLVHQFAKALSIRLSRHAAAANFFMIPSPVITSVPTIAGASISTSNDEALVHSSYLSLNQVTPFVRFSQLTANQAMLESIQGQQAIHILDFDIMHGVQWPPLMQAVAERFPTPTLRITATGSDLEILRRTGDRLAKFAQSLGLRFQFHPLILLTNEDPISVTSSVLILPDEALAVNCMQYLHRLLKNRDSVRLFLHRIKAMNPIVFTVAEREANHNHPFFQQRFVEALDHYAAVFESLEATLPPNSRERQALEQIWFGKEITDIVAAEGENRRERHERFRSWEVMLRSSGFLNIPLSPFAVSQAKLLLRLHYPSEGYQLHSLNDSLFLGWQNQPLFSVSSWH